The proteins below are encoded in one region of Pseudoduganella armeniaca:
- a CDS encoding protein kinase domain-containing protein encodes MAASDTVITLDRATYRLRSQIGRSVYGTVWRAAAPDGAEVALKLVNEARMAQAQPALRERWIASACNEIAFLRALAPWDNRHLVRLLDSGWHAGLPVLALELLPTDLARHLAQCRAAGTPPSFAQALDWIGQLNQALAKVHQYGWRYLDLKPANILLDPVAGVLRLADFGTNRRLAHAEPHSYAGTAQWQAPEQFIPAADGGYATSHRSDYFALGALWYFIVTGTPLRWSSACGQAYREHLADGARQLLAAHGGALPALLADDEARRFGAAAPPPARDAALALLRALLDPTPADRPRHAPAISRLLAAANVATRTMHVERACALAQAA; translated from the coding sequence ATGGCCGCCAGCGACACCGTCATCACCCTCGACCGCGCAACATACCGCCTGCGCAGCCAGATCGGCCGCTCCGTCTATGGCACCGTCTGGCGTGCCGCCGCGCCGGACGGCGCCGAGGTGGCCCTCAAGCTGGTCAACGAAGCGCGCATGGCGCAGGCCCAGCCGGCCTTGCGCGAACGCTGGATCGCCAGCGCCTGCAACGAGATCGCCTTCCTGCGCGCGCTGGCGCCGTGGGACAACCGCCATCTGGTACGCCTGCTCGACAGCGGCTGGCACGCCGGCTTGCCGGTGCTGGCGCTCGAGCTGCTGCCCACCGACCTGGCGCGCCACCTGGCGCAATGCCGCGCCGCCGGCACGCCGCCCTCGTTCGCACAGGCGCTCGACTGGATCGGCCAGCTGAACCAGGCGCTGGCGAAAGTGCATCAGTATGGCTGGCGTTACCTGGACCTGAAGCCGGCCAATATCCTGCTCGATCCCGTCGCGGGCGTGCTGCGGCTGGCCGACTTCGGCACCAACCGGCGGCTGGCGCACGCCGAGCCGCACAGCTATGCCGGCACCGCGCAGTGGCAGGCGCCGGAACAGTTCATCCCCGCCGCCGACGGCGGCTATGCCACCAGCCACCGCAGCGACTATTTCGCGCTGGGCGCACTGTGGTATTTCATCGTGACAGGCACGCCGCTGCGCTGGAGCAGCGCCTGCGGCCAGGCCTACCGCGAGCACCTGGCCGACGGCGCGCGCCAACTGCTGGCGGCACACGGTGGCGCGCTGCCCGCGCTGCTGGCGGACGACGAGGCGCGGCGCTTCGGCGCGGCCGCGCCGCCCCCGGCGCGTGACGCCGCGCTGGCGCTGTTGCGCGCCTTGCTCGATCCGACACCGGCGGACCGGCCGCGCCATGCGCCCGCGATCAGCCGCCTGCTGGCGGCGGCAAACGTTGCCACGCGCACCATGCACGTCGAGCGCGCCTGCGCGCTGGCGCAAGCGGCATGA
- a CDS encoding glycine zipper domain-containing protein: MSIKKFFSVLLLGAAVTTSSAAFAAGDREFNTAAGAVIGAAIGSQQGGTGGALVGGVAGAALGNALSSDRHRRDRYVETRVYQQPQRVYYEPAPVYYEPAPRVRYVEPRPVYYYEPRHHHRHHHGRGHGYGHRHHGH; encoded by the coding sequence ATGTCGATCAAAAAATTCTTTTCCGTGCTGCTGCTGGGTGCCGCCGTCACGACCTCTTCCGCCGCGTTCGCCGCCGGCGACCGTGAATTCAACACCGCCGCCGGTGCCGTGATCGGTGCCGCCATCGGCAGCCAGCAGGGCGGCACCGGTGGCGCCCTGGTCGGCGGCGTCGCGGGCGCGGCGCTGGGTAATGCGCTGAGCTCGGATCGCCACCGGCGCGACCGTTATGTCGAGACCCGGGTCTACCAGCAGCCGCAGCGCGTGTACTACGAACCGGCGCCGGTCTATTACGAGCCGGCCCCGCGCGTGCGCTATGTCGAGCCGCGTCCCGTGTATTACTACGAGCCGCGCCATCATCACCGCCACCATCATGGCCGCGGCCATGGTTACGGTCATCGCCACCACGGTCACTGA
- a CDS encoding GNAT family N-acetyltransferase encodes MLKGPLCAVRHLLGTDLNTFIALVNDLPSRGDYFSSHFRSPEAMRKEFMQTSFVTDDSELFVVEDARHHIVGVITHFKSRTPTSREIGYRLLDPELAGQGYTTAALRLLTDHLFRAHTWHRLEVLAAPANIASVRVAQKCGYRAEGTLRGAFFINGRYQDVTVLSLLRPEWERMSAP; translated from the coding sequence ATGCTCAAAGGCCCCCTCTGCGCGGTGCGGCACCTGCTCGGCACCGACCTGAATACCTTCATCGCGCTGGTCAACGACCTGCCGTCGCGGGGCGACTATTTTTCCAGCCATTTCAGGTCGCCCGAGGCGATGCGCAAGGAATTCATGCAGACGTCGTTCGTGACGGACGACAGCGAACTGTTCGTGGTGGAGGATGCGCGCCACCACATCGTCGGCGTCATCACGCACTTCAAGAGCCGCACGCCGACCAGCCGCGAGATCGGCTACCGCCTGCTCGACCCGGAGCTGGCCGGCCAGGGCTACACGACGGCGGCGCTGCGCCTGCTGACGGACCACCTGTTCCGCGCCCACACCTGGCATCGCCTGGAGGTGCTGGCGGCGCCGGCCAATATAGCCTCCGTGCGGGTGGCGCAGAAGTGCGGCTACCGCGCCGAAGGCACCCTGCGCGGCGCCTTCTTCATCAATGGCCGCTACCAGGACGTCACCGTGCTGAGCCTGCTGCGCCCGGAATGGGAACGCATGAGCGCGCCCTGA
- a CDS encoding M20/M25/M40 family metallo-hydrolase, translated as MNFRKPALTAIAASLFILATAHAAPNDAATLAQVRDTAMASDWAYRRLEDMTDLIGPRLSGSPGAAAAVQQVAETMRQLGAKVTLQPVKVPHWVRGEEKAQLVEYTGRPQGIVQNVVLTALGGSGATPATGLTAPVLIVHDFDELKARAAEVKGKIVLIDVPFDQGMAERGLAGNAYGRGSAARTRGPALAAELGAAAALVRSIGGADYRLTHTGMTRLKDDQRIPAAAVTAEDAMLIGRLAKRGPVTMKLTLTPKTLPDADSFNVIADLPGTDKADEVVIVSGHLDSWDLATGAHDDATGVTASMGVIETLKKLKLQPRRTIRMVAWMAEENGGSGGRAYHQAHKQALDKQFAAIESDGGVTGRTFGVVAGVRPQYEKLFAPLQASLTKIGAGALTRRDVLGEGDLHYMESDGVPSFAPHVDTSAYFNYHHTPADTFDKVDPDHLKRHVAVLSTLAWYLANLDEPIGRAPEQLN; from the coding sequence ATGAACTTCCGCAAGCCCGCCCTGACTGCCATCGCCGCCAGCCTGTTCATCCTTGCTACCGCCCATGCCGCACCGAATGACGCCGCCACGCTGGCGCAGGTGCGCGACACGGCGATGGCCAGCGACTGGGCCTACCGACGCCTGGAAGACATGACGGACCTGATCGGCCCGCGCCTGTCCGGATCGCCCGGCGCGGCCGCCGCCGTGCAGCAGGTGGCCGAGACGATGCGCCAGCTGGGGGCGAAGGTAACGCTGCAACCCGTCAAGGTACCGCACTGGGTACGCGGCGAGGAAAAGGCGCAACTGGTCGAGTACACCGGCCGGCCGCAGGGCATCGTGCAGAACGTCGTGCTGACGGCGCTGGGCGGCTCCGGCGCCACCCCGGCCACGGGCCTGACGGCGCCCGTGCTGATCGTGCACGACTTCGACGAGCTGAAGGCGCGCGCGGCGGAAGTGAAGGGCAAGATCGTGCTGATCGACGTACCGTTCGACCAGGGCATGGCCGAGCGCGGCCTGGCCGGCAACGCCTACGGGCGCGGCTCGGCGGCACGCACGCGCGGTCCGGCCTTGGCGGCCGAACTGGGCGCGGCGGCGGCCCTGGTGCGCTCGATCGGCGGCGCCGATTACCGCCTGACCCACACGGGCATGACGCGCCTGAAGGACGACCAGCGCATCCCGGCCGCCGCCGTCACGGCCGAGGACGCGATGCTGATCGGCCGCCTGGCCAAGCGCGGTCCCGTCACGATGAAGCTGACGCTGACGCCGAAGACGCTGCCGGACGCGGACAGCTTCAATGTGATCGCCGACCTGCCGGGCACGGACAAGGCCGACGAAGTCGTCATCGTCTCGGGCCACCTCGATTCCTGGGACCTGGCCACCGGCGCGCACGACGACGCCACCGGCGTGACGGCGTCGATGGGTGTGATCGAAACGCTGAAGAAGCTGAAGCTGCAGCCGCGCCGCACCATCCGCATGGTGGCGTGGATGGCGGAGGAAAACGGCGGCAGCGGCGGGCGCGCCTATCACCAGGCCCACAAGCAGGCACTGGACAAGCAGTTTGCCGCGATCGAAAGCGACGGCGGCGTGACCGGCCGCACCTTCGGCGTGGTGGCGGGCGTGCGGCCGCAGTACGAAAAGCTGTTCGCGCCGCTGCAGGCGTCGCTGACCAAGATCGGCGCCGGCGCGCTGACCCGGCGCGACGTGCTGGGCGAGGGCGACCTGCACTATATGGAATCGGACGGCGTGCCAAGCTTCGCGCCGCACGTGGACACCAGCGCCTACTTCAATTACCACCACACGCCGGCGGACACCTTCGACAAGGTCGACCCGGACCACCTGAAGCGCCACGTGGCCGTGCTGTCCACGCTGGCCTGGTACCTGGCCAATCTGGACGAACCGATCGGCCGTGCACCGGAACAGCTGAACTGA
- a CDS encoding MBL fold metallo-hydrolase, translating into MTAQIQAFFDPATATVSYIVHDGDSCAVIDPVLDFDHKSGRTGTASADKVIAYVQAQGLRTEWLLETHAHADHLSAAPYLRERLGGRIGIGAQIHAVQKSFAHVFGRPPAQAAFDHLFAPDETFAIGSLAATALHVPGHTPADMAYRIEDMVFVGDTLFMPDVGTARCDFPGGSASTLYRSVRRLLDLPPETRLFMCHDYPPAGREPRWETTVAEQRAHNIHVRDGVSEAAFVAMRTARDATLAMPVLILPAIQVNLNAGELPPPEANGVRYLKIPIDKF; encoded by the coding sequence ATGACCGCCCAGATCCAGGCCTTTTTCGACCCCGCCACCGCCACCGTCAGCTACATCGTCCACGATGGCGACAGCTGCGCCGTGATCGACCCCGTGCTCGACTTCGACCACAAGTCCGGCCGCACCGGCACGGCGTCGGCGGACAAGGTCATCGCGTATGTCCAGGCCCAGGGCCTGCGCACCGAGTGGCTGCTGGAGACCCACGCGCATGCCGACCACCTGTCGGCCGCGCCCTACCTGCGTGAACGTCTGGGTGGCCGGATCGGCATCGGCGCCCAGATCCACGCGGTGCAAAAAAGCTTTGCCCACGTGTTCGGGCGCCCGCCGGCGCAGGCCGCGTTCGATCATCTGTTCGCCCCGGACGAGACCTTCGCCATCGGCAGCCTGGCCGCGACCGCCCTGCACGTGCCGGGCCATACGCCGGCCGACATGGCCTATCGCATCGAGGACATGGTGTTCGTCGGCGACACGCTGTTCATGCCAGACGTCGGCACGGCGCGCTGCGACTTCCCGGGCGGCAGCGCCAGCACCCTGTACCGCTCGGTGCGACGCCTGCTGGACCTGCCGCCCGAGACACGCCTGTTCATGTGCCACGACTACCCGCCGGCAGGGCGCGAGCCGCGCTGGGAAACCACGGTGGCCGAGCAGCGCGCCCACAATATCCACGTGCGCGACGGCGTCAGCGAAGCAGCGTTCGTGGCGATGCGCACGGCGCGCGACGCCACGCTGGCGATGCCGGTCCTGATCCTGCCGGCAATCCAGGTCAACCTGAACGCGGGCGAACTGCCGCCGCCCGAGGCGAACGGCGTGCGCTACCTGAAGATCCCGATCGACAAGTTCTGA
- a CDS encoding TolC family protein, which produces MNIKSPLRHAGGVLASLALAGCASFSGDAGMGAIGPLVQARTGAPARVLKTDADRRALDELLQARLGQPLTVDGAVEIALLNNRGLQASYWELGIAEADLVQAGRLQNPAFGFKHTRGGGDVSIERTLTFNLVSLITAPLASRIEGRQFEQTRLQVASEAVQVAADTRRAWVEAVAARQAVDYARQVAGAAEASAELGQRMRQAGNWSAYDQAREQAFHAEAMADVARTTQAATAAREHLTRMLGLWGAPAQFRLPERLPDLPAAPRDIADVEQRAVRERLDVQAAKLATERTATALGLSRATRFINVLELGAVRESDGGAQARGYEVTLEIPLFDWGGARTARAEAVYMQAANRLAATATDARSAARESYQAYRSAYDVARHYRDVVIPLRKKISDETLLRYNGMLLSTFELLADAREQRAAVSAYIGALKEFWLAESGLETALGGRLPAASPSQGAAQ; this is translated from the coding sequence ATGAACATTAAGTCACCGCTGCGGCACGCCGGCGGGGTGCTGGCTTCGCTGGCGCTGGCGGGCTGCGCCAGCTTCTCCGGCGACGCCGGCATGGGCGCCATCGGCCCGCTGGTGCAGGCCCGCACCGGCGCGCCGGCACGCGTGCTGAAAACCGATGCCGACCGCCGCGCGCTCGACGAGCTGCTGCAGGCAAGGTTGGGGCAACCGCTGACGGTGGATGGCGCCGTCGAGATCGCGCTGCTGAACAACCGCGGCCTGCAGGCCAGCTACTGGGAACTGGGCATCGCCGAGGCCGACCTGGTGCAGGCGGGCCGGCTGCAGAACCCCGCGTTCGGCTTCAAGCACACACGCGGCGGCGGCGACGTGTCGATCGAGCGCACCTTGACGTTCAATCTGGTCAGCCTGATCACGGCGCCGCTGGCGTCGCGCATCGAGGGCCGTCAGTTCGAGCAGACCCGCCTGCAGGTGGCATCCGAAGCGGTGCAGGTGGCGGCGGACACGCGCCGCGCCTGGGTCGAGGCGGTGGCGGCCAGGCAGGCCGTCGACTACGCGCGCCAGGTGGCCGGCGCGGCCGAGGCCAGCGCGGAACTGGGCCAGCGCATGCGCCAGGCCGGCAACTGGAGCGCCTACGACCAGGCGCGCGAGCAAGCCTTCCATGCCGAGGCGATGGCCGACGTGGCGCGCACCACGCAGGCCGCGACAGCCGCGCGTGAGCACCTGACCCGCATGCTGGGCTTGTGGGGCGCGCCGGCGCAATTCCGTCTGCCCGAGCGGCTACCGGACCTGCCGGCGGCGCCGCGCGACATCGCCGACGTCGAGCAGCGCGCCGTGCGCGAGCGGCTGGACGTGCAGGCGGCCAAGCTCGCCACCGAGCGCACCGCCACGGCGCTCGGCTTGAGCCGGGCCACGCGCTTCATCAATGTGCTGGAGCTGGGCGCCGTGCGCGAAAGCGACGGTGGCGCGCAGGCGCGCGGCTACGAGGTGACCCTGGAGATACCCCTGTTCGACTGGGGCGGCGCGCGCACGGCGCGTGCCGAGGCAGTGTATATGCAGGCCGCGAACCGGCTCGCGGCCACCGCCACGGATGCCCGCAGCGCGGCGCGCGAGAGCTACCAGGCCTACCGCAGCGCCTACGACGTGGCACGCCACTACCGCGACGTCGTCATCCCGCTGCGCAAGAAGATCTCGGACGAGACGCTGCTGCGCTACAACGGCATGCTGCTCAGTACCTTCGAGCTGCTGGCGGACGCGCGCGAGCAGCGCGCCGCCGTCAGCGCCTATATCGGCGCGCTGAAGGAGTTCTGGCTGGCCGAAAGTGGCCTCGAAACCGCACTCGGCGGCCGCCTGCCGGCCGCGTCGCCATCGCAAGGAGCAGCACAGTGA
- a CDS encoding voltage-gated chloride channel family protein, protein MKPLPQPLSLLLYLLKWTALASVVALLAGSASALFLFSLDAATHWREAHPAIIWLLPLAGFAVGWVYWRFGRAVEAGNNLLIDEIIDPTSVVPLRMAPLVLASTVISHLFGASVGREGTAVQMGGTLADQLSRLPGLNAADRRVLLMAGISAGFASVFGTPLAGAVFGLEVLVIGRLRHDAIFPCIAAAILADQVGLAWGVHHTHYAIGSVPAITAWTVGAVVLAGIAFGLVGMAFAGATHALSARMKALLPYAPLRPLAGGAVVAVAVWALGTQRYIGLGIPVIVDAFAQPLAPWDWLGKLAFTVVSLGSGFKGGEVTPLFYIGATLGNALAPLLQLPFGMLAGVGFVAVFAGAANTPLASTVMALELFGPAIGAYAALACTVAYLFSGHHGIYRAQRRSPSKTHG, encoded by the coding sequence ATGAAGCCCTTGCCTCAACCCCTGTCGCTGCTCCTTTATCTGCTGAAATGGACGGCGCTGGCCAGCGTCGTCGCGCTGCTCGCGGGCAGCGCGTCCGCGCTGTTCCTGTTTTCGCTCGATGCCGCCACGCACTGGCGCGAAGCCCATCCAGCCATTATCTGGCTGCTGCCGCTGGCTGGCTTCGCGGTGGGCTGGGTCTACTGGCGCTTCGGCCGCGCCGTGGAAGCGGGCAACAACCTCCTGATCGACGAAATCATTGACCCCACGAGCGTGGTACCGCTGCGCATGGCGCCGCTGGTCCTGGCGAGCACGGTGATCTCGCACCTGTTCGGCGCCTCGGTCGGCCGCGAGGGCACGGCCGTGCAGATGGGCGGCACGCTGGCCGACCAGCTGTCACGGCTGCCCGGGCTGAACGCCGCCGACCGCCGCGTGCTGCTGATGGCCGGCATCAGCGCCGGCTTCGCGTCCGTGTTCGGCACGCCGCTGGCCGGTGCCGTATTCGGCCTGGAGGTGCTGGTCATCGGCCGGCTGCGCCACGACGCCATCTTTCCCTGCATCGCCGCCGCCATCCTGGCCGACCAGGTCGGCCTGGCCTGGGGCGTGCACCATACCCATTACGCCATCGGCAGCGTGCCGGCCATTACCGCGTGGACGGTCGGCGCCGTGGTCCTGGCCGGTATCGCCTTCGGGCTGGTGGGCATGGCCTTCGCCGGCGCCACGCATGCGCTGTCGGCACGGATGAAAGCGTTGCTGCCGTATGCGCCGTTGCGCCCGCTGGCAGGCGGTGCCGTCGTCGCTGTCGCCGTGTGGGCGCTGGGCACGCAGCGCTATATCGGCCTGGGCATCCCCGTCATCGTGGATGCGTTCGCGCAGCCGCTGGCGCCCTGGGACTGGTTGGGCAAGCTGGCGTTCACGGTGGTTTCGCTGGGCAGCGGCTTCAAAGGCGGCGAGGTGACGCCGCTGTTCTATATCGGCGCGACCCTGGGCAATGCACTGGCACCGCTGCTGCAACTGCCGTTCGGCATGCTGGCCGGCGTCGGCTTCGTGGCCGTGTTCGCGGGCGCGGCCAACACGCCGCTGGCCTCGACCGTGATGGCGCTGGAGTTGTTCGGTCCCGCCATCGGTGCATATGCGGCGCTCGCTTGCACGGTGGCTTACCTGTTTTCCGGTCATCACGGCATCTACCGGGCGCAGCGGCGCAGCCCGTCCAAGACGCACGGTTGA
- a CDS encoding pectate lyase family protein: MASKEMMLASVVALLFAGGSAQAADWPSGYSKCADQNGTCKVGSTARSVSFGIKDKFVVKTLSGDVACTVATFGSDPYPGVTKKCAIGPVSGTTPTPTPTPTPTPTPQPVGDASLEAAPATGWASRNGGTTGGAAAASTAIYKVSSPSQLLAALKAQGDNPKIIKLYGTVDMAAADNGGPFKSTDDQALRSQIKVGSNTTLIGTGSDTRLVNGTISISGVQNVIVRNLNIVNPCDVAPVWDPNDGSTGNWNSEFDSVVISKSKNVWVDHNVFTDAPLTDDKLPIANGKIKQCHDGALDVKNGSDYVTVSNNRFELHTKNNLIGSSDSTTSDNGHLTVTFNGNHFLHVAERAPRVRFGMVHIYNNYFEGSRSHAVYPHHYSIGVAYLAKIISQNNAFEIAGASSCPQIMTNPGSSSKTGAIVDSGSLLNGAALDVANKCSFSSSVGWTVPYSVTPLAASAVKQSVLSNAGTGKLTVR, translated from the coding sequence TTGGCATCCAAAGAGATGATGTTGGCAAGCGTGGTAGCGCTACTTTTCGCTGGCGGCAGCGCCCAGGCGGCGGACTGGCCGTCCGGTTATTCGAAATGCGCCGACCAGAACGGGACGTGCAAAGTCGGCAGCACGGCCCGCTCCGTGTCCTTCGGCATCAAGGACAAGTTCGTCGTCAAGACGCTGTCCGGCGACGTGGCCTGCACGGTGGCCACCTTCGGCAGCGACCCCTATCCAGGCGTCACGAAAAAATGCGCGATTGGTCCTGTGAGCGGTACCACTCCAACGCCCACCCCGACGCCGACGCCGACACCGACACCGCAACCGGTCGGCGATGCCAGCCTCGAGGCCGCACCGGCGACGGGTTGGGCCAGCCGCAACGGCGGCACGACCGGCGGCGCGGCGGCCGCATCCACGGCGATCTACAAGGTCAGCTCGCCCTCGCAACTGCTGGCGGCGCTGAAGGCGCAGGGCGACAATCCGAAGATCATCAAGCTGTATGGCACCGTCGACATGGCGGCGGCCGACAACGGCGGCCCGTTCAAGAGCACCGACGACCAGGCGCTGCGCAGCCAGATCAAGGTGGGCAGCAACACCACGCTGATCGGCACGGGCAGCGACACGCGCCTCGTCAACGGCACCATCTCGATCTCGGGCGTGCAGAACGTCATCGTGCGCAACCTGAACATCGTCAATCCCTGCGACGTGGCACCGGTGTGGGACCCGAACGATGGCAGCACGGGCAACTGGAACTCGGAGTTCGACAGCGTCGTCATCAGCAAGTCGAAGAACGTGTGGGTGGATCACAACGTGTTCACCGACGCGCCGCTGACGGACGACAAGCTGCCGATTGCCAACGGCAAGATCAAGCAGTGCCATGACGGCGCGCTGGACGTGAAGAACGGCTCGGACTACGTGACGGTATCGAACAACCGCTTCGAACTGCACACGAAGAACAACCTGATCGGCTCCTCCGACAGCACGACCAGCGACAACGGCCACCTGACCGTCACCTTCAACGGCAACCACTTCCTGCACGTGGCGGAGCGCGCGCCGCGGGTGCGCTTCGGCATGGTCCACATCTACAACAACTACTTCGAGGGAAGCCGCTCGCACGCCGTCTACCCGCACCACTACAGCATCGGCGTGGCCTACCTGGCCAAGATCATCTCGCAGAACAACGCGTTCGAGATCGCCGGTGCCAGCTCGTGCCCGCAGATCATGACCAACCCGGGCTCGTCGAGCAAGACCGGTGCGATCGTCGACTCCGGTTCCCTGCTGAATGGCGCGGCGCTGGACGTGGCGAACAAGTGCAGCTTCAGCTCGTCGGTGGGCTGGACGGTGCCTTACTCGGTCACGCCACTGGCCGCTTCGGCTGTCAAGCAGTCGGTGCTGAGTAACGCCGGCACGGGCAAGCTGACCGTGCGCTAA
- a CDS encoding TonB-dependent receptor domain-containing protein, with amino-acid sequence MGASIAGAIDDTFGLALSGEYYDRDAWYATSASDTTRPARLEEKRAANVAGTLSVKLAENQSLDIDASYNRDHRPRALFYYSYNPEWDWTTRDYREQQIERGTYGLTHKGDWGWGNTTAYITQENARIEDFNSRYNAPQERVLHEENTYAKAYANVNWGINAITAGIDLRRQVIKDAATYLESGRISTNSRALFVEDELALAPSLRLTLAGRLDDSNTFGSHFSPKSYLVWQGADGLTVKGGISRAFKAPEAYQLSREYRTVSCGGKCYLEGNPNLTPETSTNYEAGFEIHRPSWDFTAVVFKNDVKDMIVATYSEVGPSRAWANVAKAKTRGIELQGEVTLSPAFSVSANLTHLKADYIDETGREAKLDNRPENTAVATLNWKATDRLTTSLSAHYTGEQYYLTKDLPGYTRVDLSLAAKVNKQLTVRAGVKNLTDVDLEKKDRAFDFFELGRNYYVSATYSF; translated from the coding sequence GTGGGCGCCTCCATCGCCGGCGCGATCGACGACACGTTCGGCCTGGCGCTGTCCGGCGAATACTACGACCGCGACGCCTGGTATGCGACGTCCGCCAGCGACACCACGCGCCCGGCGCGCCTGGAGGAAAAGCGCGCCGCCAACGTGGCCGGCACCTTGTCCGTCAAGCTGGCCGAGAACCAGAGCCTGGACATCGACGCCAGCTACAACCGCGACCACCGCCCGCGCGCGCTGTTCTACTACTCGTACAACCCGGAATGGGACTGGACCACGCGCGACTACCGCGAGCAGCAGATCGAGCGCGGCACTTACGGCCTGACGCACAAGGGCGACTGGGGCTGGGGTAACACCACCGCCTACATCACGCAGGAAAACGCCCGCATCGAGGACTTCAACAGCCGCTACAACGCGCCGCAGGAGCGCGTGCTGCACGAGGAGAATACGTACGCCAAGGCCTATGCCAACGTCAACTGGGGCATCAACGCCATCACGGCCGGCATCGACCTGCGCCGCCAGGTGATCAAGGACGCCGCCACCTATCTGGAATCGGGCCGCATCAGCACCAACAGCCGCGCCCTGTTCGTCGAGGACGAGCTGGCGCTGGCGCCAAGCCTGCGCCTGACCCTGGCCGGCCGCCTGGACGACAGCAATACCTTCGGCAGCCACTTCTCGCCCAAGAGCTACCTGGTGTGGCAGGGCGCGGACGGCCTGACGGTCAAGGGCGGCATCAGCCGCGCCTTCAAGGCGCCGGAAGCCTACCAGTTGAGCCGCGAATACCGCACCGTCAGCTGCGGCGGCAAGTGCTACCTGGAAGGCAATCCTAACCTGACGCCCGAGACCAGCACCAACTACGAGGCCGGCTTCGAGATCCACCGCCCGAGCTGGGACTTCACGGCCGTCGTGTTCAAGAACGACGTGAAAGACATGATCGTCGCCACCTACAGCGAGGTCGGACCGTCGCGCGCCTGGGCCAACGTGGCCAAGGCCAAGACGCGCGGCATCGAGCTGCAGGGCGAGGTGACGCTGTCGCCGGCCTTTTCCGTCAGCGCCAACCTGACCCACCTGAAGGCCGACTACATCGACGAGACGGGCCGCGAAGCGAAGCTGGACAACCGCCCCGAGAACACCGCGGTCGCTACCCTGAACTGGAAGGCCACCGACCGCCTGACCACGTCGCTGTCGGCCCACTACACGGGCGAGCAGTATTACCTGACCAAGGACCTGCCGGGCTACACCCGTGTCGACCTGTCCCTGGCGGCCAAGGTCAACAAGCAGCTGACGGTACGCGCCGGCGTCAAGAACCTGACCGACGTGGACCTGGAGAAGAAGGACCGCGCGTTCGACTTCTTCGAGCTGGGTCGCAATTATTACGTCAGCGCGACCTACAGCTTCTGA